The Pseudomonas sp. SCA2728.1_7 DNA segment CGCCGGTTACGACCTGTCGCGGCTGATGGCCGGCAGTTACGGCTGCCTCGGCGTGCTCACCGAAGTGTCGCTGAAAGTCCTGCCCAAACCGCGCCAGTGCCTGAGCATTCGCCTCGACATGGAATGCGCGCGGGCGCTGGCCAAGCTTGCCGAGTGGGGCCAGCAACCGCTGCCAATCAGTGCCGCCTGCCACGATGGCCAGAGCCTGTATTTGCGTCTTGAGGGCGGCGAAGGTTCGGTGACGGCGGCGCATCAACGACTCGGTGGTGAGCCGCTGGATTCAGGGTTCTGGCGGGATCTGAATGAGCAGCGTCTAGGGTTTTTCAACGAGGGTCTGCCGCTGTGGCGCTTGTCGTTGCCGAACAATCTCGGGCCACTGGATCTGCCCGGCGAGCAACTGATCGACTGGGCCGGGGCACAACGCTGGCTGAAATCCGACGCGGCGCACATTCATATTCTCGCTCAGGAACTCGGCGGCCATGCCACCTGCTTCAGCCACGGCGCCAGCTCTTCGCCGTTCCAGCCGCTGGCCTGGACACTGCTGCGCTATCACCGACAACTCAAGGCGCAACTCGACCCGCAAGGGCTGTTCAACCCCGGGCGCATGTACGCGGAGTTCTAGCCATGCAAACCACCCTCAGCGAACAATCGCGACAACTGCCCCGCGCCGCCGAGGCGGAAAAGATTCTGCGCACCTGCGTGCATTGCGGCTTTTGCAACGCGACCTGCCCGACCTATCAATTGCTCGGTGATGAACTCGATGGCCCGCGCGGGCGCATCTACCTGATCAAGCAAGTGCTCGAAGGCGCGCCGGCAACGGCGCAGACACAACTGCATCTGGACCGCTGCCTGTCGTGCCGCAACTGCGAAACCACCTGCCCGTCGGGCGTCGACTATCACAACCTGCTCGACATCGGCCGCGCGGTGGTCGATCACGCGGTGCCACGCCCGGCGGCGCAGCGTCTGTTGCGTGAGGGCTTGCGCGCATTGGCGCCGAATCCGGGATTGTTCAAAGGCTTGCTGCGGGTGGGCACGACGTTCCGGCCGCTGTTGCCGCGTTTGCTTGAAAGCAAACTGCCGCAGCACTTGCCGGTTAACGGCTCGCGCCCTGCCCCTCGCCACGCCCGTCGCGTGTTGTTGCTGGAAGGCTGCGTGCAACCGGGGTTGTCGCCAAACACCAATGACGCCACGGCGCGGGTGCTGGATCGCTTGGGCATCAGTGTCACCCCGGTGGCCGAGGCCGGGTGTTGCGGCGCATTGGACTATCATCTCGACGCCCAGGCCAAAGGCCTCGACCGCGCCCGGCAGAACATCGATGCCTGGTGGCCGCACCTGCAAAACGGTGCCGAAGCGATTGTGCAGACCGCCAGCGGTTGCGGTGCATTCATCAAGGATTACGGGCATTTGCTGGAAAACGATCCGCTGTATGCGACCAAGGCACAGGAAATCAGCGAGCGGACGGTGGATCTGGTGCAGATACTCGCGCAGGAACCGCTCGAACAGATCTGCGCCGCCACTGAACGGCGGATTGCCGTGCATTGCCCCTGCACGTTGCAGCACGCGTTGAAACTGGGCGGCGCGGTGGAAGCCGTGCTGACGCGCCTCGGTTTCAATCTTACCGCCGTGCCCGACGGCCATTTGTGCTGCGGCTCGGCGGGCACCTATTCGCTGACGCAACCGCTGCTGGCCCGGCAACTGCGCGACCACCGCCTCAATGCGCTGGAGAGCGGTCGCCCAGAGCTGATCGTCACCTCCAACGTCGGCTGCCAGAGCCATCTGGCCAGTGCCGGGCGCACGCGGGTGATGCACTGGATCGAACTGGTGGATCAGTCGTTGGCAGAATGAAGTTCGTAGGATTCTTCGTTTGCCCGCGTGCGAGAAGGCTGCGATCTTTTCCCTCATCCATTCCGTGACCGTGGCAGGAATTTTTTTCATGACCGTGCAGCCGTTCGTCAGCCCCGACCTGATCCGCCAACGCTTCTCCAAAGCGATGTCCGACATGTACCGCGAAGAAGTGCCGCTGTACGGCGCGCTGATGCAATTGGTGGAGCAGACCAACCGCGAGGTGCTTGCACGTCAGCCGGACATCGCCCGGCAGCTCGATAGCACCGGCGAAATCCAACGGCTGGACATGGAGCGTCATGGCGCCATTCGCGTCGGCACCGCGACGGAACTGGCCACCCTCGCCCGCCTGTTTGCGGTGATGGGCATGCAACCGGTGGGTTATTACGACCTGACCCCGGCGGGCGTGCCGGTGCATTCCACAGCGTTTCGCGCGGTGCATGAACAAGCACTGCAAGTCAGCCCGTTTCGGGTGTTTACGTCGCTGTTGCGCCTGGAGTTGATTGAGGATGCGCAACTGCGCGCCTTTGCCGAATCGGTATTGGCCAAGCGTTCGATATTTACCTCGGAGGCGTTGCGCCTGATCGCGCAGGCTGAAAACGCGGGTGGATTGAATGAAAGCGAGGCCGAGGCATTCGTCCTACAGGCATTGGAAACCTTTCGCTGGCATCACAGCGCCACGGTTACTGCCGCGCAATACCAGACTTTAAGCGCCCAACACCGCTTGATCGCCGACGTCGTGGCGTTCAAAGGCCCGCACATCAATCACCTGACGCCGCGCACGCTGGACATCGACCGCGTCCAGGAGCAAATGCCAGCCCATGGCATCACCCCGAAAGCGGTCATCGAAGGCCCGCCGCGCCGGCAATGCCCGATCCTCTTGCGCCAGACCAGTTTCAAGGCGCTGGACGAGCCGATCGCCTTCACCGATCAGAACCAGACCCGTGGCAGTCACAGCGCGCGTTTCGGCGAAATCGAACAGCGCGGCGCGGCACTCACGCCCAAAGGTCGGGCGCTGTATGACCGTTTGCTGAATGCCGCACGCGATGAACTCGGCGACTTTCCCAACGAAGCCAATGCCGCACGCTACAACGCGCTGATGGCTCAGCACTTTGGCGAATTTCCTGACAGTGTCGAGGGTATGCGGAAACAAGAGCTGGCGTACTTTCGCTATTTCGCTACGGAAAAAGGGCTGGCTGCTGGAGGGCTTGGGCAGTCGTCTCTGGAGGACTTGTTGCGCGATGGTTATGTGAAAGCGGAACCGTTGGTGTACGAAGACTTCCTGCCGGTGAGCGCAGCGGGGATTTTTCAGTCGAACCTTGGGGATGCGGCGCAGGCGCACTATGGCGAGCACTCCAATCGGCAGGCCTTCGAGCAGGCGCTGGGGCGCGCGACCATTGATGAGTTGGGGTTGTATGCGGCGACGCAGCAGCGTTCGATCGATGAGTGCCTGACACAACTTGCGCGTTGAAAAATCAAAAGATCGCAGCCTTCGGCAGCTCCTACAGGAAAAATACATTCCAAATGTAGGAGCTGCCGAAGGCTGCGATCTTTTGATCTGAAAAACTTGAAGCAGCCGCCTCGACCAAATGATGGCGCGTGGCCATTGTGCGCAAGAAGTTGCGCACTTGTTTTGCAAAAAAACCTGATAAAACCGCTGAAAGCCACGTCGTACAAGGCCTGCAGCCAAGTGCGCAAGAAGTTGCGCAGTACTGCGCAACTTCTTGCGCACTTTTGCCTTGAGCGAGCGCTTTATTTCGCACAAGCGCCTGAAAAATCAGTCAAACACCCCGGCCCGTATGGCCGCCACAATTGTTGGCACGCTCCTTGATAACAGTCAGGCACCCACCGGGCGATTTCGCCTCCCGGGCACCTTAAATTATTCCGCAAGGAGAGCACCCCATGGCAACACCAGCGTACATGTCGGTTACCGGCGAAAAACAAGGCCTGATCACTGCAGGCGCTTTCACCGCTGACTCCGTAGGCAACACCTACCAGGAAGGCCACGAAGACCAGGTTATGGTTCAGGCTTTCAGCCACGACGTGATCATCCCGCGTGACCCACAATCCGGTCAGCCAACCGGTCAGCGCGTTCACAAGCCAGTTGTGATCACCAAGGTCTACGACAAGGCTTCGCCTCTGCTGCAAGCCGCTCTGACCTCCGGCGAGCGCATGAGCGAAATCGTTATCCAGTGGTTCCGTACTTCTGCTCAAGGCACCCAAGAGCACTACTACACCACCAAACTGGAAGACGCGATCATCGTCGCCATCAACAACAAAATGCACAACTGCCAGGATCCAGGCAACTCGCACTTCACCCACCTGGAAGAAGTGCAGTTCACCTACCGTAAAATCACTTGGACCCACGAAGTATCCGGTACTTCGGGTTCCGATGACTGGCGTGCTCCAGTCGTTTAATTACGGCTGATCGTTACAAGCATCGGCCAGCTCTGCTGGTCGATGTTGTTTTCGCAACTCCAGATTTTTGTGACAGCACGAGGAACAAGGGATGTTCGCGCCGGCCAATGAAACCCACTTTGCCCTGACCATCGAAGGTCTTTCTGCTGACTTTCAGGTATTCACCCTGCAAGGTCGCGAAGCCATCAGCCAGCCTTTTGTGTTCGAGGTGGAGCTGGTCAGTGAGCAGCCGTCGCTGGACCTCGAAACCCTGCTGCACAAACCGGCCTTCCTGCAGCTGTCGCCCGACGGCAGCGGCATTCACGGCCAGATCTACCGCGCCGCGCAAGGCGATTCCGGCAAACGCCTGACCCGTTATTCGGTGACCCTGCGCCCGCAACTGTCCTACCTGGCGCATCGCGTCAACCAGCGCATCTTCCAGAACCTCAGCGTGCCGAAAATCATCGGCAAGGTCCTCGAAGAGCACGGTATTCAAAGCAACGCCTACGAATTCAAGACCGGTTCGATCTATCCCGAGCGCATCTACTGCGTGCAGTACGATGAATCGGACCTGCATTTCATCCAGCGCCTGTGCGAGGAAGAAGGTATTCACTACCACTTCGAGCACACGGCAACGGCGCACAAACTGATCTTCGGCGATGACCAGACGGTGTTCCCGAAACTCAAGCCTGTGGCCTATCAGCAAGACTCCGGCATGGTCGCCAGCGACCCGGTGATCAAGCGCTTCGACCTGCGCCTGGAAACCCGTACCAGCCGCACCACCCGTCGCGATTACGACTTCGAAAAACCACGCCTCACCCTCGAAAGCGAAAACCGTGGCGACGCCCTGCCCGACCTCGAAGACTACGACTACCCGGGTCGTTTCATCGACCGCGAGCGCGGCAAACACCTGGCCAAGCGCGCCCTCGAACGTCATCGCAGCGACTTCCAGTTGGCCGAAGGCAAAAGCGATCAGCCATTGCTGGTCAGCGGCCACTTCCTTGCGCTCACCGCGCACCCGAAAGCCAAGTGGAATGACCTCTGGTTACTGACCGAAGTCCACCACGAAGGCAAGCAGCCGCAAGTCCTCGAAGAGTCGGTAACCAGCGACACCACTGCACTCAAAGACGATTTCCATCAGGGCTATCGCAACCGCTTCCAGGCCACGCCGTGGGACGTGCCCAACCGCCCGCCCCTGCGCCACCCGAAACCGCGCATCCTCGGTAGCCAGAGCGCCGTGGTCACCGGCCCGAAAGGCGAAGAGATCCATTGCGACGAATACGGCCGCGTCAAAGTGCAGTTCCACTGGGACCGCGAAGGCCAGGCCGACGACAAAACCAGCTGCTGGCTGCGCGTCTCCAGCGCCTGGGCCGGCGCCCAGTATGGCGGCATCGCCATCCCACGCATCGGCATGGAAGTGCTGGTCACCTTCCTTGAAGGCGACCCCGATCAACCGTTGATCAGCGGCTGCCTGTACCACAAGGAAAACACCGTCCCCTATCCACTGCCGGCGAACAAGACCCGCAGCACCTTCAAGACCCTCAGCTCCATGGGCGGTGGCGGCTACAACGAACTGCGCATCGAAGACAAAAAAGGTCAGGAGCAGATCTACCTGCACGCCCAGCGCGACTGGGACGAAAACGTCGAGCACGACCAGAAAATCCGCGTTGGCAACGAACGCCACGACACCGTCGAAAAGAACAGCTACAGCGAATTCAAGGCCGAAGAACACCACACCGTCTACGCCGACCGCAAAGTCGAAACCCGCGCCAACGACCACCTGACCGTCGGCGTCAATCAGCACATCAAGATCGGCACCGGCCAGTTCATCGACGCCGGCCAGGAAATCCACCTCAGCAGCGGCATGAAAGTGGTGATGGAAGCCGGCGCAGAGCTGACCCTGATCGGCGGCGGCAGCTTCATCAAGATCGACGCCGGCGGCGTGACCCTGAGCGGCCCGGTGATCAACATGAACTCCGGCGGCAGCCCCGGCAGCGGCACGGGCGCCGCCCCGCTGATGCCGGGCATCCTGAAACAAGCCGACGCCGACAAGGCCGGCCAGGTCCTGACCCCGGCCCAGATCAACACCCTCAAACGCAACGCGCCGTTCTGCGAAGAATGCGAAAAATGCAAGGCAGGTGCCTGTGCCATCTGATCGAATTACGCCCAAGGATTGGCTGGCGCAACAGCCGTTGCAGACTGGCGAGCGTTTGTATCTGGTTATTAGTGCGGCGAGTGATTCCGACGCACTGAAAAACCTCTATCTCACCGAACCCACCGCCCAGCTCATCCCGATCTGGGGCGGCACGCCCTACTCCACCTGGCAACCGGTGATGCCCTACGTCACCGAGCTCAAAGCCAATTCGGCATTCTTGCCGTGGATCGCTGAAACCGATGCTCTCGATTGGGGATGGTTGGCGGTGTCGCGTTCCGAGCCGAATGAAGTGTTCGAGCATCTGCGCAGTCTGACGCAGGTGAAGATGCCGGACGGGACCGAGGTGTTTTTCCGGTTTTGGGATGGGCGGCATATCTATCCGATTCTGCATGGGCTGGGGGAGAAGGCTGGGGAAGTGATGTCGATGTTTGAGCGGTATCTGATTAATGGGCAAGCGCTGGAGGTTGGGACGCGGGTTGTGCCGAAGGTGAAAGATTGGCCGTGGTGGGAGGTGCCGAAGCCGTTACTGGATGGCTTAGCCAAGGAAAATCCGACGACGCTGATCAGCAACTTGATGCAGTGGCTGGAAGAAGACCGTCCGGACATTTACACCGCTTGGCCCGAAAACAACCTGAAGCTGAAAATCAGCCGTTTCGTGCGCCGTCCGGACGCACCGAAAAACCTTAAAGAAGCACTGTTAAACCACCTGATTCTGGAGCAAGGCTGATGGTCGCAAAGGAACGCATTGCCTTCGTTGACAACCAACTGAAGAATTTCAAGAACAGCCTGACGATTTACCAGAAGCAAACCCATTCCTGGTACGCAAGTCTGGCTGATGAAGTCAGCCACAAGACCGATAAACCTTCCCTGCTGGGTATGGAACGGATCCTCAAAGCCGGCAGATCCTCGACCGCGGTAAGCATGACAGATGACAATTTCAGCGTCGTGGCTCAATGCCCGCTGAAAGGCCCTATGCTGATCGAGAGCAAATTCGAATCTCTTTATGATATTCCCGTGGGGAATATTGAAGTCGAGATCGTTCCAGAGGGTGGCGGCGCCATCAACAAGGTCAAGCTTGATGCTCAGGGTAAAGCCAGTTGGTCAGGTGGGGTCCCGGGTAAAAAATACGTAATCCGTGTTCATAACGAAGTAACGCCAGCGCAGATTGACACACTGTTTGACTCGTACAAGGGACTCAACAGTGAACTCGAAGGTTTTCTGCGCAACAAATGGACCGGGCCTGGCGGATATCGCCAGCAGTGGTCAAGCCTATCTCTTTCCGGCACGGTCATGGCTATTGGTAGCGGCATCCTTGACGGTGGTTGGGAGGCAATTAAAGGCGTTTGGGATGGGATCAAACTTGTCCTGGATATCCTTCAGGACCCCGGCAAGTTTGGTAAAAAACTCGGCGAAGGTGCACAAGAGCTTATCGAAGTAGCAAAAACCGCCCCTGAAGTCATGAAAAAGGCCATGCTTTTGGCCAGTGACGAAGCAGCGCTTTTCCTGATGATGCATACAGCGGTTATTTGGCTGGCTAGCTTGCCCCCAATGAAAACAGCAGGTGATGCCGCGAAAATGACTACGGCGGCAGTCGTCGGCATTGCCATCGATATCGTCATCTCGATCGTTTTGACGGTGGCCGCTGAAGGAACTGGCCTGATTTATCTGGTCGCACGCATAAAGAAATATGGAGAAATCGTCCTCAACGCCGTAGTTAATTTTGTTAAGTCGATCTTCGAAATTATTAAGGGCTTCATGGCATACGTTACCAAGTATGTTCCAGTTGCGGCGCGCGGAATAGGAAGGCAGATTAAGCAAGGAACAGTGCAAGTTCGCTTCGATGGAAAATCGAATGCTCGGATAGGAACTGCGGCGCACGCTGACGATGCATCTAGACAAGCCACGACCCCCGCTAATAAAAGCGCGGAGCCTGTGTCCTGTACGCGCGTCGACAAGTGCCCGGTTTCGATGGTTACCGGCGAAGAGTTATTGACGCTGACCGACGGTCAACTCGACGGGCTACTGCCATTTGAGTGGACGCGTCTCTACAGAACCAGCGCGGTGGAAATCGACTGCGGCTTGGGTTATGGCTGGAGCCATGCCTTGGCTCATCGCATCGAAATCAATGGCGATGAAGTCACCTGGACCGACCACGAAAACCGCTCAACCCCCTTCCCACTTCCAACCGAACAACGCCCGGCCATCACCAACAGCCTCTCGCGCGCGGCAATTTTCCTCGGTGACGATCCATCGGAACTGATTCTGGCCCAAGCCGGCAAGCGACCATCGTTCTACCACTTCCGCTTTAACAGCAAAGGCGCCACCCTGATCGCCATTAGCGACAGCTATGGCAATAGACTGCACGTCACACGCGATATCCATGGTCGTATCAAACGCCTCGACAACGGCGCCGGTCGCGCCTTGCTTCTGCGCTACGACCGAAAACACATCGTCGCGATCGACTATCAGCAGTTCCTGCCCGCGGATAATCTGGAAGACGCCTGGAATACGGTGCAAACGCTGGTCACCTACAGCTATGACACTCAGCATCGTCTGATCGAGGCGAAGAACGCGGCCGGTGAAGCCGAACATTATCGCTACAACGAACAGCACGTCATTCTCGAGCGGCAACTGGCGGGCGGCGCTGCGTTCTACTGGGAGTGGGAGAACGAAGGCAAACTGTCTCGTTGCACACATCACTGGGCCAACTTCTCGCAGATGGAGGCGCACTACGCCTGGGATGACAAAGGCAGCGTGACTGTCACCAACGCCGACGGCAGCGAAGAGGTGTACACCCACGATGATCAGGCACGACTGATCAGCAAGATCGACCCGGACGGTGCCGAGCATCTCAAGGCCTACAACGACAAAGGCCAATTGATCGCGGAAAAGGATCCGTTGGGTGCCGTCACCGAGTACCGCTACAACGACAACGGCTTGATGACTGCCGTCATCCCGCCGGAAGACGAAGCCACCACGTATGAATACGTCAACGGTTTCGTCAGTGATGTTCATCGCGGCAAAGCCAGTTGGAAGTACCAACGCAACCGTCAAGGCGATATCACCCAGCAAATCGATCCGGACGGCAATGCCACGCTATACAGCTACGACGGCCAGGGGCGTCTGCTGGAGATTCGCCACCCGGACGGCAGCCGTCATCAACTCGGCTGGAACAACCTCGGCCAGTTGCTGGAAGAACGCCTACCCGATGGCGGCCAGCGCAAGTATCGCTACGACGCGCTGGGTCGGCAGATTACCCGCCAGGAAGAGTCCGGCGCCATTACCCAATACCAGTGGGACGCCGCTAATCGCCTCGCCCAAGTTACACTGCCGGGCGGTGCAACCCGTGCGTTTACCTATAACGCCTACGGTAATGTCACCGCTGAACGCGATGAACTCGGCCGCATCACTCGGTACGAATACGCCGACAACCTGCATCTGGTCTGCAGCCGCATCAATCCGGACGGCAGCCAACTTCGCTATCGCTATGACAACTCTCGTCTGCTGCTGACTGAAATCGAAAACGAGCGCGGCGAGCAATACCACCTCGACTACTACGCGAACGGCCTGATCCAGCAGGAAACAGGCTTCGACGGTCGTCGCACGGCTTACGAGTATGACCTCAACGGCCAACTGCTGAAGAAAACCGAGTTCGGCGACGATGGCAGCGAACTGGTCACTGAGTATCAGCGCGATGCGGCTGGCCGGCTGCTGGTGAAAACCCTGGCCGATGGCGAAGAAATCCACTACAGCTACGACGCCCTCGGTCGCCTCGTAAACGTCGATGACGGCAACTGGCCGCTCGCCTACAAATACGACCTGCAAGACCGCCTCATCGAAGAACACCAAGGTTGGGGCACCCTGCGCTACGAGTACGATAGCGTTGGTCAGCTCAAACACTGCCGCCTCCCTGACGGCAGCAAACTCGATTACCGTCACCAACCGGGCGGACAACTGAGCAGCATCGACCTCAATGGCTCGCGCCTGACCTCTCACCAGTTCAGTGCTGGGCGCGAACAAAAACGTCAGCAAGGTTTGCTGCTCAGCCAATACCAGTACGACGAACAAGGCCGCCTGCAAGCCCACACTGTTGGCCAGCGAGACAAGAACCTGTTCCAGCGTCGTTATAATTACGATGCCAACGGCAACCTCGCTGGCATTGATGACAGCCGCAAAGGCAATCGCAGCTACCACTACGACCCGCTCGATCGACTCATCAGCGTGCGCGGTGCTACTCCGGAAAGCTTCGCCCATGACCCGGCGGGCAACCTGCTGGGCCAAAACAATGAAGGCACAGCAAACCTCGCCAACGTCAAAGGCAACCGCCTGCTGATGCAGGGTGATCGTCACTACGAGTACGACGCGTACGGCAACCTGAGTCGCGAACGCCGTGGCACAGGACAGAAACTCGTCACCGAGTATCGTTACGACTGCCAGCACCGCTTGATCGGCGTTAGCCTACCGGGTGGCAGCACTGCAACCTACAAGTACGATGCCTTCGGTCGACGTATAGAAAAAACCGTCGACGGCCACATCACCGAATTCCTGTGGCAAGGCGAACGCCTGATTGCCGAAAGCGCCGAAAACCGTTACCGCAGTTACATCTACGAACCGGGCAGCTTCCGCCCATTGGCGATGCTCGATGGCGAAGGCCCACGTAAAGCAACGCCGTTCTATTACCAACTCGACCACCTCGGCACACCGCAGGAGCTCACCGACTACAGCGGCGAGATCATGTGGTCGGCGAAGTACCGAGCCTACGGTAATCTCGCCGCGCTGGACGTCAGCGAGATCGATAACCCGTTGCGGTTCCAGGGTCAGTATTTCGATGCCGAGACAGGGTTACATTACAACCGGCACCGCTACTACAATCCGGGAACTGGACGGTTTTTGACTCCGGATCCGATCAAACTTGCAGGTGGTTTGAATAGCTACCAGTACGTGCCGAACCCTACGGGGTGGGTGGATCCGTTGGGGCTAGCAAGTAAAGAGTGTGATGAGCCTGAACCCTATAACAACTCCGCTCATAACGCCGCCAAATACGAAGCCATGAAGCGTGATCTTAGAACGACTGAGGCTGCGAATCCCTTAGTCGAAAGTTTGCGGGCCACTGGTGATCTTCCCCCAAATTACGTTACAAAAGCTCAGGCAACACAAAGCGGATGGAAAAAAGGTAAAGCAGTCAACAATAGCGTTCCTGGCGGGCAGCTAGGCGGTGATGTTTTTTACAATGATACAAACGTACTTCCTTCAGCCCCCGGCCGAACCTGGTATGAAGCTGACGTCGGTCTCAATAACACGATGTCGCGGAGCAATCAGCCGGGGACCAGGCTACTCTACTCAGATGACGGACTCCTCTACATAACTAGTGATCATTACGAAACTGTTACCCCTATTGGAAAGTGGAAGTGAATCAAAATGATAGTTGAGCTTGATGGATTGTCCATCTCATCTGAGCAAGAATTCCATAAGCGGATAGCGTCTGCTTTTTCTGTTACTCAATACTATGGAAATAATCTTAATGCGCTTTGGGATCTACTCAGCACCGATGTAGAGCGCCCAATTGAATTAATTTGGACAAACTCAAAACATTCAGAAGAACTAATGGGCGACTCATATAGAAAAATATTAATTATTCTTGATCGAGTCAAAACTCAAGATGAAAACTTTGGACTGGATGAGAAATTTAGTTACCAACTGAAATAGTAAAGCTGTAAACGGGGAGCAGACCACGTTTTATTTTGTCTGAAGGTGGTCTGTCCCTGAATAACACCGCAGCTACATCTACGAACCTGGCAGTTTCCGCCCATTGGCGATGCTCGATGGCCCACGTAAAGCCACGCCGTTCTATTACCAACTCGACCAACTCGGCACACCGCAGGAGCTCACCGACTACAGTGGTGAAATCATGTGGTCGGCGAAGTACCGAGCCTACGGTAACCTCGCAGCGCTGGACGTCAGCGAGATCGATAACCCATTGCGCTTCCAGGGTCAGTATTTCGATACCGAATCAGGGTTACATTACAACCGCCACCGCTACTACAATCCGGGGACTGGACGGTTTTTGACGCCGGATCCGATAAAGTTAGTCGGTGGATTGAACGGTTACCAATACGTGCCGAATCCAACGGGCTGGGTAGATCCGCTAGGTTTAAATTGTACGCCAGGACAATGTCCTGATGCCGAGCCTCCCAAATGGACTGAAAATTCAGTATTTAATAAATACCCAAAGAAAACGGTCATAAAAACCTCTGGGCCAGAGGAACAAGCCGCTTTCCTACAAGAACATTTGCCTGGACTGCCTAAGGAGCAGGCTCAAATGATCCTTGAACA contains these protein-coding regions:
- a CDS encoding barstar family protein, translated to MIVELDGLSISSEQEFHKRIASAFSVTQYYGNNLNALWDLLSTDVERPIELIWTNSKHSEELMGDSYRKILIILDRVKTQDENFGLDEKFSYQLK
- a CDS encoding RHS repeat-associated core domain-containing protein, which translates into the protein MVAKERIAFVDNQLKNFKNSLTIYQKQTHSWYASLADEVSHKTDKPSLLGMERILKAGRSSTAVSMTDDNFSVVAQCPLKGPMLIESKFESLYDIPVGNIEVEIVPEGGGAINKVKLDAQGKASWSGGVPGKKYVIRVHNEVTPAQIDTLFDSYKGLNSELEGFLRNKWTGPGGYRQQWSSLSLSGTVMAIGSGILDGGWEAIKGVWDGIKLVLDILQDPGKFGKKLGEGAQELIEVAKTAPEVMKKAMLLASDEAALFLMMHTAVIWLASLPPMKTAGDAAKMTTAAVVGIAIDIVISIVLTVAAEGTGLIYLVARIKKYGEIVLNAVVNFVKSIFEIIKGFMAYVTKYVPVAARGIGRQIKQGTVQVRFDGKSNARIGTAAHADDASRQATTPANKSAEPVSCTRVDKCPVSMVTGEELLTLTDGQLDGLLPFEWTRLYRTSAVEIDCGLGYGWSHALAHRIEINGDEVTWTDHENRSTPFPLPTEQRPAITNSLSRAAIFLGDDPSELILAQAGKRPSFYHFRFNSKGATLIAISDSYGNRLHVTRDIHGRIKRLDNGAGRALLLRYDRKHIVAIDYQQFLPADNLEDAWNTVQTLVTYSYDTQHRLIEAKNAAGEAEHYRYNEQHVILERQLAGGAAFYWEWENEGKLSRCTHHWANFSQMEAHYAWDDKGSVTVTNADGSEEVYTHDDQARLISKIDPDGAEHLKAYNDKGQLIAEKDPLGAVTEYRYNDNGLMTAVIPPEDEATTYEYVNGFVSDVHRGKASWKYQRNRQGDITQQIDPDGNATLYSYDGQGRLLEIRHPDGSRHQLGWNNLGQLLEERLPDGGQRKYRYDALGRQITRQEESGAITQYQWDAANRLAQVTLPGGATRAFTYNAYGNVTAERDELGRITRYEYADNLHLVCSRINPDGSQLRYRYDNSRLLLTEIENERGEQYHLDYYANGLIQQETGFDGRRTAYEYDLNGQLLKKTEFGDDGSELVTEYQRDAAGRLLVKTLADGEEIHYSYDALGRLVNVDDGNWPLAYKYDLQDRLIEEHQGWGTLRYEYDSVGQLKHCRLPDGSKLDYRHQPGGQLSSIDLNGSRLTSHQFSAGREQKRQQGLLLSQYQYDEQGRLQAHTVGQRDKNLFQRRYNYDANGNLAGIDDSRKGNRSYHYDPLDRLISVRGATPESFAHDPAGNLLGQNNEGTANLANVKGNRLLMQGDRHYEYDAYGNLSRERRGTGQKLVTEYRYDCQHRLIGVSLPGGSTATYKYDAFGRRIEKTVDGHITEFLWQGERLIAESAENRYRSYIYEPGSFRPLAMLDGEGPRKATPFYYQLDHLGTPQELTDYSGEIMWSAKYRAYGNLAALDVSEIDNPLRFQGQYFDAETGLHYNRHRYYNPGTGRFLTPDPIKLAGGLNSYQYVPNPTGWVDPLGLASKECDEPEPYNNSAHNAAKYEAMKRDLRTTEAANPLVESLRATGDLPPNYVTKAQATQSGWKKGKAVNNSVPGGQLGGDVFYNDTNVLPSAPGRTWYEADVGLNNTMSRSNQPGTRLLYSDDGLLYITSDHYETVTPIGKWK